From a single Papaver somniferum cultivar HN1 unplaced genomic scaffold, ASM357369v1 unplaced-scaffold_19, whole genome shotgun sequence genomic region:
- the LOC113338259 gene encoding protein NUCLEAR FUSION DEFECTIVE 4-like, producing the protein MVETLIGSNSMTTSREIFRFTKQLLKGRWFMLFAAFLIMSGAGATYAFGIYSKEIKRTLGYDQETLNLLGFFKDLGASVGVFSGLIAEVTPTWFVLLVGAALNFFGYFMIWLAVAGHIAKPKVWKMCMYICIGANSQNFANTGSLVPCVKNFPESRGIMVGLLKGFTGLSGAVMNQLYLAIYGNNPKALILLIGWLPAVVSLFFVYTIRPMKVVKQTNERKMFYKYLFISLALALFVMVITIIQKQKAFSHGGYIATATVVCILLFIPLGVAINEELAIWKQNKQVQNSTPTSVTIETPPAIVAQTVDAKNPVPESSWYSNICSPPKRGEDYTILQALLSLDMLLVFISVFSGLGTSLSAIDNLGQIGESLGYPSLTISTFVSLVSIWNYFGRVCAGFISEILLSKWGFPRTLVMTVVLVLSCIGDILIAFAFPGSLYVSSVLIGFSYGAQLTLVYTIISELFGLKYYSTLFNCGVLGSPLGSYVFNVRVLGILYDREALKQLKVKGLGRDSVKELTCIGKECYRMSFIIMAGVSLVGALCSLVLVMRTRDFYQGDIYKKFREQASGGKSEESEMGLVVSSVEDRKTLK; encoded by the coding sequence ATGGTGGAGACATTGATTGGTAGCAATAGTATGACTACTTCAAGAGAAATCTTTCGTTTCACAAAACAGCTCCTCAAAGGAAGATGGTTCATGCTGTTTGCAGCTTTTCTAATCATGTCAGGTGCTGGTGCAACTTATGCATTTGGTATTTACTCAAAAGAGATTAAAAGAACACTTGGGTATGATCAAGAAACTCTAAATTTACTTGGTTTTTTCAAAGATCTTGGTGCTAGTGTTGGTGTGTTTTCTGGTTTAATAGCTGAAGTAACACCAACGTGGTTTGTTCTTCTCGTTGGCGCCGCATTGAATTTCTTCGGATACTTCATGATTTGGCTTGCAGTTGCTGGTCATATTGCAAAACCCAAAGTTTGGAAAATGTGTATGTACATTTGTATAGGTGCTAATTCACAGAATTTTGCTAATACTGGTTCATTAGTACCATGTGTGAAGAATTTTCCGGAAAGCCGCGGAATCATGGTGGGTTTGTTAAAGGGTTTTACAGGATTAAGTGGAGCTGTAATGAATCAACTTTATCTAGCCATCTATGGTAATAATCCTAAAGCTCTTATTCTACTTATTGGTTGGCTTCCTGCAGTTGTTTCACTCTTTTTTGTCTACACAATTAGACCCATGAAAGTGGTAAAACAAACGAATGAACGGAAAATGTTTTACAAATACTTGTTCATATCGCTTGCACTAGCGTTATTCGTAATGGTTATAACCATAATCCAGAAACAAAAGGCTTTCTCTCATGGTGGATACATTGCTACTGCAACTGTTGTTTGCATTTTGCTCTTCATTCCTTTAGGAGTTGCCATCAATGAGGAGCTTGCTATTTGGAAGCAAAACAAACAAGTTCAGAATTCAACTCCTACTTCTGTAACAATTGAAACCCCACCAGCAATTGTTGCCCAAACTGTTGACGCAAAGAACCCCGTACCGGAATCGTCTTGGTATTCAAACATTTGCAGTCCACCGAAAAGAGGCGAAGATTACACGATATTGCAAGCGTTACTAAGCTTAGACATGTTACTAGTATTCATTTCAGTTTTCAGTGGACTTGGTACAAGTTTAAGTGCAATTGATAATTTAGGACAGATTGGAGAATCTCTTGGCTACCCATCTCTTACAATTAGCACATTTGTATCTTTAGTCAGTATATGGAACTACTTTGGCAGAGTTTGTGCAGGTTTTATCTCTGAAATCCTTCTATCAAAATGGGGTTTTCCAAGAACACTAGTAATGACTGTAGTCCTAGTCTTATCATGCATCGGTGACATTCTCATTGCGTTTGCATTTCCGGGTTCTCTTTACGTTTCTTCGGTGCTCATTGGTTTCTCTTATGGTGCTCAATTAACCTTAGTTTATACCATAATTTCTGAACTATTTGGTCTCAAGTATTACTCGACGTTATTCAACTGCGGTGTTTTGGGCAGTCCTCTTGGTTCATATGTATTCAATGTCAGGGTTCTTGGGATTCTTTATGATAGAGAAGCATTGAAACAGTTGAAGGTTAAAGGACTTGGCAGGGATTCAGTGAAGGAATTAACTTGTATTGGAAAAGAATGTTATAGAATGTCCTTTATTATAATGGCAGGTGTATCTTTAGTTGGAGCTTTGTGTTCACTTGTGCTGGTCATGAGGACAAGAGATTTCTATCAAGGAGATATTTATAAGAAATTTAGAGAACAAGCTAGTGGCGGTAAGAGTGAAGAATCAGAGATGGGGCTTGTTGTTTCATCTGTTGAAGACCGAAAAACATTAAAATGA